In the Channa argus isolate prfri chromosome 6, Channa argus male v1.0, whole genome shotgun sequence genome, TAGTCATCTGTCTACCTCATTTCCTCTATATTCAGTCATTTCAATACCTGACCTGAAATTGCTCATTCAGTGTGGTCAAAAAATGCttaagtcaaatttaaaattgcATTCAGACTTTAAGCTGCATTTTGCTACATATTACCCATGTAACGCAAAATAGcaaatttttattctttttcgaGTCAGTGAACTAAACTGTCTGGCATTATACAGATAATGCATAGTTGAATACAGCGTTGTTGTGGGTCAGATAATTTCATTACAGATTTTTAGAAGTATAAGATAAAACACCCAGGTCACTGAACTAATGAGcatttctggaagaaagtgcACTGTGAATGGTTCAGTGCTGAAATGCTGCTCTAAGGACCACTGAAAGTGGCAGAAACTTCAAATACATTGCTCAAACAAACTAAAAGGTATCATTTCTTAGTTGGAATTGGAAGTTATAAGAGCTGAAAGGCATTATTGGAATTGTGTTGTCGGTGAAAGTGTGCAAAAGCAGTTGAAGTTAAAGAAGAATTGAAAATTACCATTATAACGTTTAAAGAATGGTATAAAAAAGTAGAAATCGCTGGAAACAGGTGAATTGTGGCTAAAACCTCAAAAATATTGCTGTCTcaaattgaaatgtaaaatgttacagtttaaATTGGAGTCTAAGTGTTGAAAAACAttactgaaactttttttttacaaaagtacAGTAGCTAGCCTTGAAAAGGATTTGAACATTCACATTATACATTTTGAAGAAAGGCAGACAAAGTAGAAGTGGCTGGAAGACAGTTGTGACTTGTTCAGTGGAAGTTTGAACAAAGCAGagctaaataaaaatggaagaatgTATTTGTTAGGTGGACAGTTATATGTTCAGTATGTGTAAGTATAAGTCAGTGTTTACTCATATATCAAtgttttaatgtactgtatgtcagcaTTATGTTTAAAGATTGTTGCACTCCAGCCAAGTGGTCAGAAATGTAtcttttagcattttagcatgtttcatctgtgtttgtttgggaGGTGGGAATTAAATTCACAAGCACAATACAGAGTAATTATAACAAATCGTACAAATGAGACAGCAGATAATGTGTTAAACCTGACAGAAGCCAAAGTAACTGCATATAGAACTCAGGgttaacacagagagacatacacagatagacaaccattcaaactccttggtgtgagagaagaggatgcagaggacagggttagatggaggcacatgatacgctgtggcgactcctgaaagggaacagccgaaaggaaaagaagaagaaggcatTTTAGAGTCACAACTTAACCTAGAGgaagaggaaactggagtatctggaggaaacccacacaataataacaataatactttttatttataaagcactttacaacaCAAGCGCActgtgaaaacatgcaaactccacatggGAATGCAACAACAGGCCGTCAGGGATTCGAACTTATAGATGTGAGGTGACACCACTACACCAGCATGATGTCAGTAAAAAGTGATATTCATAACAAAGTAGTATTAAACAGCAcgcagtatttacagtatgtacagcaGTATTTTTAGGAAAATTAGGTCATCATTCGTCTGTCTACTTTATATATCAATCCGTATTTTTGCATCTCAGAAACAGTGACCCTGCGTTGGGTCGTTCTCATGTGAACCTACGTCATGATACCGGAAGTAAGCAAAACAGAATGGTTATGAAGAAGCTCACAAGATCTCCCAGTTTAAGCGATGATAGCTCgtgtatgtaaaatgtttttgtcgTTTATTTAGTAAAATAGCTTGGTTTTATCTTCAAAAGTGCGACACTAACATATTATACAGTGCAGGATTTAGATGAAGTGGTATTTAGCTAGCTAAATGAAAGCCTAAAGCTACGCTGCGGACTTCCAGCCCAAAAGATTGTAATTTATGGTTTGTTTGCATATCAGCAAATTATCACAAAATGCTGGACATTTTTGCATTCTTCCCATAAAACAATAGCACCTTGCCTTCTTTTCGGCATATAAGCAATACATCAAGGAGGTattttgtttctaatatttCGACGTGTGTCCCCTCAGCTTTTAATATCTGGTCGTCCTCCGCTCCTAACGTCATTAGTTAACGATAATAATTCAGACCTAGACGGTCTTGTTGCTTATTACGCTGTTATTCTAATGTTGAAATGTCGTATAATTTGTATAGAAAGTTGTTGAGTCTAACGTTAATGGagtaaacattttaacccaATTGCGTAGGCATAAACAATTAAGCGAGGTTTGGTTTCGCGTTGTCTTTAAAGAGCCGACAACGGTTTGTATCTGGACTATATTTGCCGGTTGATGCTAACGTTATTAAAATCGATATATACGGATCAGCTAATAACACCGGAACAAGGTCTGTGCAAATATTAGGCGAGTAATCATTAAACTCTAATACATTCATGGTAAACACGTGCAACCCATTTTTAGTAGCTGTGCTTTACTAATGTGACCTCTAAAAATTATCAGCTAAATTAGTTGTTTATAGGCTAGCCTCAGAATATTAAAAGTAAGCCGTGTTTAATAAGCACTACAATATATACAAAAGAGTTTGGAGGAAAATTAGGTCAGTACGGGCCCAGAAGTTCATTTCTGTCTCTGGCCctattttgcagctttttcaaTGTTTCTATCACTAACACTgctttgtagtttgttttgacCCTAAGCTGTAATCtgcattgattttgtttttcaaggaaTGATTTTGCTCCAGCATGTGTGATCTCCGCAGTCTTCCTGAGGTTGTCAAGCCAGATACTAAACCCTGCACTTCCATGACTGAGGTTTTGGGAAAAAGGAGCTTATTGGGCTTTGGTGTAGTTTTGGCATGGCTGGTGCTGTTTCATCTGCTGGTCAATAtctggctgctgtgtgtgtttaccagcTTGCTGGTGGTGCTTGGTGGTTGGCTTGGCTCTCAAGCAGTCCTGGAATCCAACAATGTTGTTCACCTGGAGAGATTTATTACATTTGAGCAGGTAAATGTATAGTTTCCTGTGGTTAGTTTTgtattaacaaaaatattttatttgcgTTTTACTGGACTAACATGATCTGATTTATTAAATGGTTTTGGTAAAAAGGAGCACATACCTTGTTCCAGTGttgtatttacattaattttgTCCTTACTGAATTTCAGATTCCACGCTCTGTGGAGGATGAGCATCGCTTGGACCAGGAGATCCACAACACAGTGCGAAAAATCATTAGGGACTTTGTCACTTCCTGGTACTCCACTGTGTCCTCTGAGAGAGCTTTTGAAACAGATGTTCAAGAGGCCATGATCTCTATGGCTATGGAGCTGAAAATGCGGGGAAGACAAGTAGATAGGAAGGTAATATGATTCAAAGACCTCAGTTTTGTAGTGTTGCAGCGCATTTACATATGTTTGTGTCTGCCATACCCTGACAGCCTAAATGTAATGGAAATTGGAAAAGGTGTCTTTTAGTTTGAATAAGTGTTTCAGTGAAACAcctacccacccacccaccacctAGCTACTTCTGGTAAAAAGGATAACCTATAAATACATATTACTCAAATTTGTTACTTGTAAAGTACAGTAAGCTACTCACTAGTTTATTCATAGGCATTAAAAGAATGGAACTATCCTTTAGatatgcagttgtttttttcaaatatatcaCTGTGCACTATAACAGGGGATGGGTTTTCAAATATCGGATTGATATTCCAATGAACTTTACTGACTGGTGTTATACAAGGATTAAATGTGTTATCAATTTTGTATATAGGCAGATGTGCAAAAAAGAAGATACTTATAGTTCGAAAGATGTTActgtcaaaatgtttgtttacattacatttaaattgacTTTACATAAAAGACTTTTTCCCTGTAGGAGCTGACACAGAGGATTTTGAATCTTATTGGCTGCCACCTTCAAGACTACATCAGAGCCAAAGAACTGGTGATGGAGCAACAGACAGCACTTAGAGTAAAGTGGACTTGCGAGAGCGAAGCATTATGGAAAGCCTATTCTAGTGTTACCACACCTCATCTGGCCATGGCCAGTGATAACCTGGAACTCAACTACACTGGAGCAGTTGTAGATTTGTTGCTGCATGTTTTAGTCCCATCGCCACACTTGGAGACCCGCACAGGACGTTTTGTTGTGGGAAAGCTTATTACTTGCAATGTCTTTCTACCTCTTATTGCAAAGCTCTCTGACCCTGACTGCTTAAACCTCCTCATGATTGAAATATTTGGCAACTTCACCAAACAAGAGCCAGATGTGACAGAACAATTGACTTCTTCAGCACCACTGACACCACCACATAATGAATCAGAGATTGCTCTTCAACAAGACACGACACCAGTACCCCAGAATAATACTGATGCCCCACCAAAAAGAGCAGAGACTGAAATAATCCCTGAGAAAGAGACAACTGAGCTTGCTGCTTATGTATTTGATTCCAAGGAGGCGCACTGTCCTCAGAGCAACGGTGAAGATGAAGTAACTCAACCTTTTTTGAAGAATTAcatgaaagcaaacaaatcaaactcattttacCAGGAAAGTGACTCTGACCTGGATTCTCCTTGCACTGATTATAAACAGAACTCTATTGATTCCCTGGTCATGATAGGCCAAGGGGAGGGTCTctgtgacagacagaaagactgCACCACATCTGCTGAAAACAACAATGGTCTGAACTTGGAAAAAGTTTGCCCCTGTCCAAAGGATAGCTCTTGCCCTAAAGTTTTAGTGAATTTAGAACCAGTAGAACATCCCAACAGCAGTGGCTTGTCATTAGCTGGGGCAACAGAGGGGACTTCCAGCATCAACCTGGATCCAGAGAGAGAGGGCAGTTCATCATCAGTGTACCCAAACAAAGACCTTGGTCTGCATGTAGACCAGACTGGGTTAGGGAACTCAGATGAGCTGATTGTAGTCAGCCCAGGGTTACAGGTTTCTTCACCAATGCCATCATTCAGTTTTGAGCCCCTCAGCAGCCCTGATGGACCAGTCATCATCCAGAACCTCCGCATCACTGGTACCATCACTGCTAAGGAACACAGAGGCACAGGCTCACACCCCTACACACTCTACACCATCAAAGTAAGTACATGACTTGATCCAGCCGCTTACATGATTTGTCAAGCTAATCATTCTATTGTGCTCATGTGTGAGCCTGAAGTGCCACCCTTCAgcaagaaaaatttaaataatactgTTTATGGAAATCTGTGAACTTTTGGACTACTAGTAGTGGTCCCCAATTTGCATGTTTCTTGTGCATGAGCACATGGGTGGCATAGTATTTAcattgtttagttgttttttggCCATTCCCCTGTTTCTCGCTTGgactttttgtctgtctgtgacgACAAATCTCTGTCTGTGCTAGTTATGGATATGTATGTTCATCTATGTtcaactgtagctcagttggtaaaggccaCTGACCAAagacagggtcagtggttcgatccccggttctggctatatgtcgaagtgtctctgggcaagacactgaacccctaacagcccgttcccatccccagctgtgcaatgccggtccaagcctggtaaaaattgggagggttgtgtcaggaagggcaaaaactgtgccaaagcaacatgcggacaatgatccgctgtggcgaccctgaactcaagggataagccaagaggacaaaaaaaaaaaaagttcatcttTTAAACGTTTGAGTGGGCAATATAGTTCCATCCTTTCTTTAGATTAAATGGCTAGCTTGcatctctgctctgcttcacTGCTCTCAACACTTTCTTAGTTCCCATcgtgctttattttttacagagTCAGTCATCCGGACTCAACTGAAAATCTAGTGGCATGATGGCATAACTCAGATACCTGTATTGGCTCTGCTTTGCTACTGCCTTtctctttgtggttgtgttttctgcatttgcaGGTTTTTGTGTGTTGCACACAATACAAATTATGATAGGATTCAACAATATATGGCAAGCCTTACAGTTAATTGAATTGGTTTTCAGTACGAGACAGCAATGGGTTGTGAAAACCCAGGCAACATCCAGCCAGGCTCTGAGGATGCTGAAATTTTACAGACCAGCTGGGAGAATCCATCTCCCATGCAGCAGGTAGCCTATCACACGGTCAACAGAAGATACAGCGAGTTCCTTAACCTGCAAACACGattggaagaaaaaacagaactaCGGAAGCTTGTCAAAGGTAGAACAGCGGAATTTTGTGTCAGTTAACACAtatgttgtgtatttaaaactttgcatcctcatacattgaaatggcaaaataagtgaaacaaagaatgtatttttactaacataatatttaatggacATTCAACTATTACAAATGTTCCTCActatcagaagtaacaaaattaGGCTAGGAGtttataaaaagacaaaaaagcaaaacatttctaatgttctgtgttttactgtttttgccattttggtgTATGGGGGTGCACACTATTTCACTCATCTTTATGTTGCAGTGTGTACTGTGTCCTAGTTAGCATCAGTCTAAATTAGAAACATTACTGAGTGAGCCTAAATACACACTTCAATCTGTTTTTTAACACTTGAACATTGCTTAGAAGATCCAGgatgatttacatttagtatcTTCTTTTAATATAACTGTGTTTTAGGTGTGAAAGGTCCAAAGAAAGTCTTTCCAGACATGCCGTTTGGAAACATGGACAGTGATAAGATAGAGGCCCGGAAAGGATTGCTGGAGACTTTTTTGAAGGTTTGTGgattaatatgtttttacattatttgttattttactttttaacattttaaatagtgttGATCTTTAAGGATGTATGCTAACACTCtgtccactttttttttagcaactcTGTGCCATTCCTGAAATAGCTAATAGTGAAGAGATGCAGGAGTTTCTGGCTCTCAACACAGATGCCAGAATTGCCTTTGTCAAGAAACCTTTCATTGTGTCACGCATAGACAAggtttgttttctgaatttgtCATTAGCCACagttaaataatatattacTTCATGATTAGCACTGTGATTACTAATTACAAAGATATTCTAGTTAATATAGTCTAAATAGAATTAACATAACCTGCTGGTGGTAATGTTGCTGGACAAGGGACAGCACaggaaaaaatgtattgtgaaAATTATTGACACTTTCTGGATCTTATTTTTATATGGCTGTTTCTTTGCATGGGtgagttttaacttaaaattgttgatgcagagacaaactgcGTGGTTTTCAGAGGTATTCCTTAAGCCTATGCAGCAATTTGTACTACTTCATCTGTTTTGAATGCAGTGCTGCATGATGACCCAAAAATCACAGCCATTCAGTATAAGTTTATGGCCTCTTCCCTTGcctatttttgtttaaatgataATATGTACAGTGGATGGTGAAATTCTTTAATTCTTACTTTATACCCAATCATGACACTGacttgttgccaattaacctcattagtaACCAGATATTTCACcaggtgtttttttaaacattacacaACTTGTCCATTGTTGGGCGAAGCATTGTATGTCTAAGCCCCTGTTGGATTCATAGTTGATTTGAAATGCAGTAAACATGTATATTTGTTTATGTAGATAGTGGTGAATGCCATCGTTGACACCCTGAAAACAGCATTTCCTCGTTCAGAACTACAGAGCCCCACAGAGGACAATGACCCAGAAACTGATGGATGGAAGATGAATGTCGACAAGAAGAGCAAGTATGATTGCTCATGATTTGTTTGTCAGCCTggtcagctttgtttttttaatctggtaACAGCAAGAACAGTTTTATTCTGGCTTGTAGGGGAGCAGTAATTGAGCAACTTAAGTTAAAATTTACTAAGAACTCCAGTGGGTAAGCTTTAACAGAAGCCATTGCAAAAGACAATAGTATGAAAATTGTAACAATCACAGctttaaatgaatatttttctttccagCACTCTGGGAATTGCGTTACTACAGAAAATAAGTGCAGTCTTAGGAAAGAAATGTGATTGTAAGTTATATAAGGACTAATCCTTCTGACTATACTCATAGGTGAGGGAGCAGCGTGATGGGTGCATGATGGATGTTTTAATTCTATGTATTATGTTGGTGAAGATTATcggtcatccaggtttggttatccgaagattgaatcatgtcaactgtacttctttcttcttggttagaaacgttttgctacttatccaaaCAGCTTCTTCAATTTTTATTGCAAGTATAGGTAGCGAGTCCAGTTGACATAATTCAATGTTCGGAATGCCAAGTAAAGTTATTGTTGGATTGTTTGTATAAGTCTATAGATTTCTTTATGCACTTGTAGGTCTCGTCTGAAGTTCTCCAGTAAAAACGTTACGTTTATGAATGGCTCAGACATAAGACCTCCGGTTTTGTTCAGTTTGGAGCAAAATAGCACAGTAAGTAACCTACATTTGCCCTAGCAATATTTATCATTGGTTCTAATCCACATTAATCACTAATGTAAGCGGATTTTATCCATAcgtgcacaaaaaaaatattttttttgtttgctgctcATCAAGTCTTAGTCACAGAGCTGACTTCATTACTTTATTCTCTTTTAATCTTCTCCTATTCTCAAAGATGTTTAATGGGATGTCTTTGGAAGATTTGCAAGCTTTTATCACTGAACAAGAAAAACTGGCAACGAGAGCTGAGACAGACTTTGTGGACAGTCCAGCAATCGGAGAATCTAGAGGTTGTCTGGATGACAGTTTGAGCGGAAGTCAAAGTCAAGAACTTGGTAAGTGTGGGGCAAGTGGAAACAGTAATACTTTACCCCTATTCACTTGGATTGATGTCAAGTTCAGGAAGTGCAATCACTTTCATAGTCTGTGGTGGGTAGAGGCTACTGCACATGCTCAACAACATactatttgcttttttaaattgtatgaaCTTATAGCTGGATAGCTGTCTGGAGCACCAAATTATTCCTCCATGCTAGTagctctctgtttttcttttttcatctgaATACTCAAGCTCCtacaagttttgttttattttggtcaAATCGCCTTATCCCATGACTTCAGGATCACCACAGTgcatcatttgtctgcatgttgattccGCACGTTttaccctccccaatttctaccgagcttggGACCAGCAACATAGTTGTATGAATCCATAACCTCAGTCCAACAAATTCAAGTACAGTCAAATAATTGTATTGATGTTGGTAAATAAGTTTGAAACTCAGTAGGCTATTAATATGTATACACTTATTTCATTAACACTTATATATGTTCTTGTGCTATGTAGTGgacagtatatttatttttactgtgtatactgtatatttgaggATAAATTCCATTCAATATGATCTTATGTTCAAGTTATAGCGGCAGTTTGAGAACATTAATAAGCCTGCCACTGAAATCTTTGCACATCTACAGATTTTTTGTTCAGTCTGCTAATCATCCAGGCATGATGTGATGTGAGATAACATAACAATTCTTTCATGAATGGATATTTCTGTTACTTTCATCTACCAAGTGCAAGTTTATTGAAACCtgtatttggtttatttaaacCCCCTGGAAAGTCTTAAAAGGTGTTTAAATGCCatgtatttattgaaatttcttttctaaaatatgTTGTTAAAAGGGTTTGCTTGAGCCAATGCAAAGCACTGCCTGTGTCTGTGTTCCCATGATCACGCGCACAAACTAATTTTGAGCTAGGAAAAACCCTGCAAATGTGTGAACTCATCATGTCTGCTTGTCTGAGTCACTctgttttctgctttcattttccCATGTCTCTGGTTAGCTCACTGTCTAACTTCCTATTTTGTAAGTTTCACTcctccactttccattcagtatttctCCATAATTAAAGCAGGACCATCCGGTGTAAAGTAAGCTCTTCCATATTACAGTCACTGATTAATTTCATTGGAAAGTTTAAATGGTTGgccaaagagacaaaacaatgaTGGTATTATTGGgctaaataattttaatttacacgTGTAAAAATTTATTGGGTGTTTGTAAAAAGTAGAAAGTCAATTGTGTCAATACAACCAAATTCCAAataagttgggacgatgtgtgaaacctaaataaaaacagaatgcaatgatttgcaaatctcatcaacccatattttattcacaatagaacagaaACTAAACTAAGACATTaggacattttatcatttcatagaagattttagctcattttgaatttaatggcagcaacatatcTCAAACAGAACAGGGTGACAATTGTGTAGCAttccttcttcttttaacaactctCTGTAAATGGCTGGGAAGTGGGGAGACCAGTTGCTCGAGGATTGCTGTCcaattcttgtctgatgcaggttctagctgctcaacagtcatGGGCCTTTGTTGTCGGATCTTTTGTTTTATGGTGCACCAAATTGTCTTCTattagtgaaaggtctggactgcaaataggccagttcagcacccggactcttctcctgtgaagccaggctgttgtggtggatgcagtatgtggtttagcattgtcttgctgaaatatgcaagggcTTCCATgtaagagacgttgtctggatgggagcatatgttgctctaaaacctctatgtacttttcagcattgatgctgcctttccagatgtgcaaGCGGCCCACGCCATAGGTACTAATGCACTCCCATACCATCAGAAATACAGGCTTTTGAACCATCAAAAGCTGATTACAACCTGAATGGTccctctttagtccgcaggacacagtatccatggtttccaaaactTATTTTGGAATATAaatttttgattaatctgagttttccattttaagaccattttaaattggctttggcccagagaacagtGTAGCATTTCTGGATCCTTTTCACAAATGGCTTCTACTTTGCATGtgacagctttaactaacatttgtggattgcacagtgaaccgTGTTCACAGATAGTGATTTCAGGAAGTGTTACTGAGCCCATGCAATGAAGTCCAGTCGAGAATTATGCCTGTAATGTTCCCTTTAAACCAAGTTATATTACTGAGCGTTTGCTAATTACcacaattagttgtcaaatgctcctccatttgtttttgttttgcggAATTTACTTTTCCAGACTTTTGTTGCGCCTGTTCAAActtctttgagatgtgttgctgccatcaaattcaaaaccagctaatattttcaacatctgatatgttatttatgttatattgtgaataaaatatgggttg is a window encoding:
- the snx19b gene encoding sorting nexin-19 isoform X4, with amino-acid sequence MIARIPRSVEDEHRLDQEIHNTVRKIIRDFVTSWYSTVSSERAFETDVQEAMISMAMELKMRGRQVDRKELTQRILNLIGCHLQDYIRAKELVMEQQTALRVKWTCESEALWKAYSSVTTPHLAMASDNLELNYTGAVVDLLLHVLVPSPHLETRTGRFVVGKLITCNVFLPLIAKLSDPDCLNLLMIEIFGNFTKQEPDVTEQLTSSAPLTPPHNESEIALQQDTTPVPQNNTDAPPKRAETEIIPEKETTELAAYVFDSKEAHCPQSNGEDEVTQPFLKNYMKANKSNSFYQESDSDLDSPCTDYKQNSIDSLVMIGQGEGLCDRQKDCTTSAENNNGLNLEKVCPCPKDSSCPKVLVNLEPVEHPNSSGLSLAGATEGTSSINLDPEREGSSSSVYPNKDLGLHVDQTGLGNSDELIVVSPGLQVSSPMPSFSFEPLSSPDGPVIIQNLRITGTITAKEHRGTGSHPYTLYTIKYETAMGCENPGNIQPGSEDAEILQTSWENPSPMQQVAYHTVNRRYSEFLNLQTRLEEKTELRKLVKGVKGPKKVFPDMPFGNMDSDKIEARKGLLETFLKQLCAIPEIANSEEMQEFLALNTDARIAFVKKPFIVSRIDKIVVNAIVDTLKTAFPRSELQSPTEDNDPETDGWKMNVDKKSKSRLKFSSKNVTFMNGSDIRPPVLFSLEQNSTMFNGMSLEDLQAFITEQEKLATRAETDFVDSPAIGESRGCLDDSLSGSQSQELDTASETGLDEVVLNILCLLMKEQWSWLCTENIQKTIKLLFGTLINRWLDVSVANLMCTSYWVVYLQVIQEAVWPGGALRTAPEPERSKEQKDNTRQQALHCLMRVLPDLVSDMLGSDKYKHSWQTALDSLQDPYINRHLVYCIFDLLLEFMVPEISKADFQRCLLQTLNKNPEKLLA
- the snx19b gene encoding sorting nexin-19 isoform X1, giving the protein MCDLRSLPEVVKPDTKPCTSMTEVLGKRSLLGFGVVLAWLVLFHLLVNIWLLCVFTSLLVVLGGWLGSQAVLESNNVVHLERFITFEQIPRSVEDEHRLDQEIHNTVRKIIRDFVTSWYSTVSSERAFETDVQEAMISMAMELKMRGRQVDRKELTQRILNLIGCHLQDYIRAKELVMEQQTALRVKWTCESEALWKAYSSVTTPHLAMASDNLELNYTGAVVDLLLHVLVPSPHLETRTGRFVVGKLITCNVFLPLIAKLSDPDCLNLLMIEIFGNFTKQEPDVTEQLTSSAPLTPPHNESEIALQQDTTPVPQNNTDAPPKRAETEIIPEKETTELAAYVFDSKEAHCPQSNGEDEVTQPFLKNYMKANKSNSFYQESDSDLDSPCTDYKQNSIDSLVMIGQGEGLCDRQKDCTTSAENNNGLNLEKVCPCPKDSSCPKVLVNLEPVEHPNSSGLSLAGATEGTSSINLDPEREGSSSSVYPNKDLGLHVDQTGLGNSDELIVVSPGLQVSSPMPSFSFEPLSSPDGPVIIQNLRITGTITAKEHRGTGSHPYTLYTIKYETAMGCENPGNIQPGSEDAEILQTSWENPSPMQQVAYHTVNRRYSEFLNLQTRLEEKTELRKLVKGVKGPKKVFPDMPFGNMDSDKIEARKGLLETFLKQLCAIPEIANSEEMQEFLALNTDARIAFVKKPFIVSRIDKIVVNAIVDTLKTAFPRSELQSPTEDNDPETDGWKMNVDKKSKSRLKFSSKNVTFMNGSDIRPPVLFSLEQNSTMFNGMSLEDLQAFITEQEKLATRAETDFVDSPAIGESRGCLDDSLSGSQSQELDTASETGLDEVVLNILCLLMKEQWSWLCTENIQKTIKLLFGTLINRWLDVSVANLMCTSYWVVYLQVIQEAVWPGGALRTAPEPERSKEQKDNTRQQALHCLMRVLPDLVSDMLGSDKYKHSWQTALDSLQDPYINRHLVYCIFDLLLEFMVPEISKADFQRCLLQTLNKNPEKLLA
- the snx19b gene encoding sorting nexin-19 isoform X2, which gives rise to MCDLRSLPEVVKPDTKPCTSMTEVLGKRSLLGFGVVLAWLVLFHLLVNIWLLCVFTSLLVVLGGWLGSQAVLESNNVVHLERFITFEQIPRSVEDEHRLDQEIHNTVRKIIRDFVTSWYSTVSSERAFETDVQEAMISMAMELKMRGRQVDRKELTQRILNLIGCHLQDYIRAKELVMEQQTALRVKWTCESEALWKAYSSVTTPHLAMASDNLELNYTGAVVDLLLHVLVPSPHLETRTGRFVVGKLITCNVFLPLIAKLSDPDCLNLLMIEIFGNFTKQEPDVTEQLTSSAPLTPPHNESEIALQQDTTPVPQNNTDAPPKRAETEIIPEKETTELAAYVFDSKEAHCPQSNGEDEVTQPFLKNYMKANKSNSFYQESDSDLDSPCTDYKQNSIDSLVMIGQGEGLCDRQKDCTTSAENNNGLNLEKVCPCPKDSSCPKVLVNLEPVEHPNSSGLSLAGATEGTSSINLDPEREGSSSSVYPNKDLGLHVDQTGLGNSDELIVVSPGLQVSSPMPSFSFEPLSSPDGPVIIQNLRITGTITAKEHRGTGSHPYTLYTIKYETAMGCENPGNIQPGSEDAEILQTSWENPSPMQQVAYHTVNRRYSEFLNLQTRLEEKTELRKLVKGVKGPKKVFPDMPFGNMDSDKIEARKGLLETFLKQLCAIPEIANSEEMQEFLALNTDARIAFVKKPFIVSRIDKIVVNAIVDTLKTAFPRSELQSPTEDNDPETDGWKMNVDKKSKSRLKFSSKNVTFMNGSDIRPPVLFSLEQNSTMFNGMSLEDLQAFITEQEKLATRAETDFVDSPAIGESRGCLDDSLSGSQSQELDTASETGLDEVVLNILCLLMKEQWSWLCTENIQKTIKLLFGTLINRWLDVSVANLMCTSYWVVYLQVIQEAVWPGGALRTAPEPERSKEQKDNTRQQALHCLMRVLPDLVSDMLGSDKYKHSWQTALDSLQDPYINRSSFHSFHSHSAST
- the snx19b gene encoding sorting nexin-19 isoform X3, translating into MCDLRSLPEVVKPDTKPCTSMTEVLGKRSLLGFGVVLAWLVLFHLLVNIWLLCVFTSLLVVLGGWLGSQAVLESNNVVHLERFITFEQIPRSVEDEHRLDQEIHNTVRKIIRDFVTSWYSTVSSERAFETDVQEAMISMAMELKMRGRQVDRKELTQRILNLIGCHLQDYIRAKELVMEQQTALRVKWTCESEALWKAYSSVTTPHLAMASDNLELNYTGAVVDLLLHVLVPSPHLETRTGRFVVGKLITCNVFLPLIAKLSDPDCLNLLMIEIFGNFTKQEPDVTEQLTSSAPLTPPHNESEIALQQDTTPVPQNNTDAPPKRAETEIIPEKETTELAAYVFDSKEAHCPQSNGEDEVTQPFLKNYMKANKSNSFYQESDSDLDSPCTDYKQNSIDSLVMIGQGEGLCDRQKDCTTSAENNNGLNLEKVCPCPKDSSCPKVLVNLEPVEHPNSSGLSLAGATEGTSSINLDPEREGSSSSVYPNKDLGLHVDQTGLGNSDELIVVSPGLQVSSPMPSFSFEPLSSPDGPVIIQNLRITGTITAKEHRGTGSHPYTLYTIKYETAMGCENPGNIQPGSEDAEILQTSWENPSPMQQVAYHTVNRRYSEFLNLQTRLEEKTELRKLVKGVKGPKKVFPDMPFGNMDSDKIEARKGLLETFLKQLCAIPEIANSEEMQEFLALNTDARIAFVKKPFIVSRIDKIVVNAIVDTLKTAFPRSELQSPTEDNDPETDGWKMNVDKKSKSRLKFSSKNVTFMNGSDIRPPVLFSLEQNSTMFNGMSLEDLQAFITEQEKLATRAETDFVDSPAIGESRGCLDDSLSGSQSQELDTASETGLDEVVLNILCLLMKEQWSWLCTENIQKTIKLLFGTLINRPGMKQLHHNRPIQIDVGSTDLKLYHDILKYLCSNNKNDDIIVQLNSNFLSTSHKTLTPHNKTSSGMKLDHE